The stretch of DNA GGCCTATTCTGGCCACTGGTGATCCAGCCCGATGTGGTGATGGAGGAGCGGGGACCCCATATCGATGCCTGAGACTTCAGGCACCGAACAGGTTGTGCATCTGCAGCCGCCCTCCGTGCATCCGTAACTTCCAGAGGGAGACCAGGGTGTATACCTGCTGGTCCTTGAACAGCATCAGCTCGGCGTCAGCCCCCACTTCAATAGGATATTTCCCGCTGGTTTAAGCGTGTCGGTCGGGCTGCGACTCACGACCGCGGCGCCTTTTCAAAATCAACCCCGGCAGCGACCGTGTGCCACAGCGCTTCGGTCAGTGGGCCAATCCTGGCGATCTCGAGGCGGGTCAGGTTGCCATGAGAATCGAAGGCGGGATGCTTGGCCTGGGCATCGGCCCCTCGCAAGCAGGGTAGCTGAGTAACAGGTTCAATGAAGCTACCTCAGCAAGCGGTGATGACAAGCGAGCGGCATTACTGGCCAGGAAAGGGATAGACGTTGTCGCCGTTGAGTTCGCCAGAGAGGAGATCATCAAACTCGGGGTCGCCGGCGATTCGGTTATCCTCATTGGCCCAGCTGCCGAAGTCGATCAGTTTGCAGCGCTCACTGCAA from Aestuariirhabdus litorea encodes:
- the yacG gene encoding DNA gyrase inhibitor YacG: MTLNCPHCQKQVEWSPQNPYRPFCSERCKLIDFGSWANEDNRIAGDPEFDDLLSGELNGDNVYPFPGQ